In the Sarcophilus harrisii chromosome 3, mSarHar1.11, whole genome shotgun sequence genome, one interval contains:
- the SH2D5 gene encoding SH2 domain-containing protein 5 encodes MQKVGAAGRRASDTALIPHRSRGITKFAQYVGSFVVDDLGLQEKVWMVQQQLWALKDCPRRRAVILKFSLQGVKIYGAEGETLLMAHALKRILYCTWCPAECQFAFISRNPRSPASKLFCHLFVGSQPGEVQILHLLLCRSFQLSYLLQHPEDQAQPGPGLPAEEPPKPLPSPGGPAAMVREPFGRDQVSQNVHALVSFRRLPAPSDGPAGSTKEMSEAEGRGAGRHPRLGNPYCSPTLVRKKAIRSKVIRSGAYRCCTYETQLQQSAREAFPAAWESWAQGASGLVCLVESEGSLTENIWAFAGLSRARALALLRKDVLGAFLLWPESGSSGQWCLSVKTQCGVVPHQIFRTHLGKFSVEHLPAEFPSLEALVEHHSGAERSLFCPLDMGRLNPCYEAQDCGRPTWPRGHPKHEPRQQELG; translated from the exons ATGCAAAAGGTGGGGGCTGCTGGCCGGAGGGCCTCCGACACTGCCCTCATTCCGCACAGGTCAAGGGGCATTACCAAATTTGCCCAG TATGTGGGCTCCTTTGTGGTCGATGACCTGGGACTTCAGGAGAAAGTGTGGATGGTCCAGCAGCAGCTGTGGGCCTTGAAG GACTGCCCCAGGCGAAGAGCTGTGATCCTGAAATTCAGTCTTCAGGGTGTCAAGATCTACGGTGCGGAGGGGGAG accCTCCTGATGGCTCACGCCCTGAAGAGGATCCTGTACTGCACCTGGTGCCCAGCGGAATGCCAGTTTGCCTTTATCTCCCGGAATCCCCGGAGCCCGGCCAGCAAGCTCTTCTGTCACTTGTTTGTGGGCAGCCAGCCTGGGGAG GTCCAGATCCTGCACCTCCTGCTTTGCCGTTCCTTCCAGCTGTCGTACCTCTTGCAGCACCCCGAGGATCAGGCCCAGCCTGGGCCGGGGCTCCCTGCTGAGGAGCCCCCCAAGCCGCTGCCCAGCCCCGGGGGCCCTGCTGCCATGGTCAGGGAGCCCTTTGGCCGAGATCAAGTCTCTCAAAATGTCCACGCCCTGGTTTCCTTCCGGCGGCTGCCAGCCCCCAGTGATGGCCCAGCAGGAAGCACA AAGGAAATGTCCGAGGCAGAAGGTCGGGGGGCTGGCCGTCACCCCCGACTCGGGAACCCTTACTGCTCCCCAACCCTGGTGCGAAAGAAGGCGATTCGGAGCAAAGTGATCCGCTCGGGAGCGTATCGTTGCTGTACCTATGAGACCCAGCTGCAGCAGTCTGCCAGGGAGGCCT TTCCGGCTGCCTGGGAGAGCTGGGCTCAGGGGGCCAGTGGCCTGGTTTGCCTGGTGGAGAGTGAGGGGAGCCTGACGGAGAACATCTGGGCCTTTGCCGGCCTCTCCAG GGCCCGGGCACTCGCCCTGCTCCGAAAAGATGTGCTAGGAGCCTTTCTGTTGTGGCCCGagtctggatccagtggccagtgGTGCCTGTCCGTGAAGACACAGTGTGGTGTGGTCCCCCATCAGATCTTCAGGACCCATTTGGGCAAATTCAGTGTGGAA CATCTGCCCGCGGAATTCCCCAGCCTGGAGGCCTTGGTGGAGCATCACTCCGGAGCCGAGCGCAGCCTTTTCTGTCCATTGGACATGGGACGCCTGAACCCCTGCTACGAGGCACAAGACTGTGGCCGGCCTACATGGCCCCGGGGCCACCCTAAGCATGAACCTCGGCAGCAAGAACTGGGCTAA